In the genome of Hyphobacterium sp. CCMP332, one region contains:
- a CDS encoding VOC family protein produces the protein MKHKLTHFAIHTDDIQRAKSFYKAVFDWGFKSYGPEDFLQIKTGDSENDELIGALQSRKYSAIKENINGLEGTIGVENIDEIIEKVDSNGGKIVLPKTSIPYVGWICKFLDTEGNLLCAMQYDANAQ, from the coding sequence ATGAAACACAAACTCACACATTTTGCCATCCATACCGATGATATTCAGCGGGCCAAGTCCTTTTACAAAGCGGTGTTTGATTGGGGCTTTAAGAGCTATGGTCCGGAAGATTTTCTTCAAATAAAAACAGGAGATTCAGAAAATGATGAGCTGATTGGTGCATTGCAATCGAGAAAATACTCAGCAATTAAGGAAAATATCAATGGGCTTGAAGGCACAATTGGTGTAGAAAATATCGATGAAATAATCGAAAAAGTTGATTCCAATGGCGGTAAAATAGTCCTGCCTAAAACCTCCATTCCCTATGTTGGCTGGATATGCAAATTTCTGGATACTGAAGGGAATTTACTTTGTG
- a CDS encoding DUF1801 domain-containing protein, which produces MKLKSNPLVDQTIIKYPKKAQDKLDEIRTLILSTAEEIEEIAVLEETLKWGEPSYLSKIGSTLRMDWKAKNPERVAIYFKCTSKLVPTFRSIFGDTLQYENNRAILLDLEEELPIEKLKTCISMALRYHKIKNLELLGYQNN; this is translated from the coding sequence ATGAAACTGAAAAGCAATCCGCTGGTTGATCAGACCATTATTAAATATCCAAAAAAAGCACAGGATAAGCTGGATGAAATCAGGACTTTGATATTAAGCACCGCCGAAGAAATCGAGGAAATTGCTGTTCTTGAAGAAACCTTAAAATGGGGAGAACCCAGCTATTTAAGCAAAATCGGAAGCACGCTAAGAATGGACTGGAAAGCCAAAAATCCGGAGCGGGTGGCAATATATTTCAAATGCACCTCTAAGCTCGTTCCCACATTTAGGTCAATTTTTGGCGATACACTACAATACGAGAATAACCGCGCCATTTTATTGGATTTGGAAGAGGAGCTTCCAATTGAGAAACTGAAAACCTGTATATCCATGGCCTTGCGTTATCACAAAATAAAAAATCTTGAATTATTAGGCTATCAAAACAATTGA
- a CDS encoding DUF1801 domain-containing protein, whose product MALLKIKNIIMRCAPLASESINYNIPAYTLMKKGNRNHQIMIAGYKKHIGFYPHPDVIAHFESELNKYEKGKGSVQFPLTEALPEDLIEKMIRYKMQIIRQ is encoded by the coding sequence ATGGCCTTGTTGAAGATTAAAAATATAATCATGAGATGTGCTCCGCTGGCGAGTGAAAGCATCAATTATAATATCCCGGCCTATACTCTAATGAAAAAAGGGAATCGAAATCATCAAATTATGATTGCAGGATATAAAAAACACATTGGTTTTTACCCACATCCCGATGTAATTGCTCATTTTGAATCAGAACTCAATAAATATGAAAAGGGCAAAGGTTCAGTGCAATTTCCATTAACGGAAGCTCTGCCGGAAGATTTGATTGAAAAAATGATTAGATATAAAATGCAAATAATTCGCCAATGA
- a CDS encoding SulP family inorganic anion transporter, which translates to MKKILNLFDFKQSVDYKTEVLSGLTVALALVPEAVAFAMIAGLSPLTGLYAAFVMGLVTSVFGGRPGMISGATGAVAVVIVVLAKDYGVEYVFATVVLAGLIQLTAGFLRLGKLIRLVPHPVIFGFVNGLAIVIFMSQLDQFKDASGNILSGSAMYILLGLVLLTMAIIYGLPKLTKAVPASLMAILTVFGLVAFFDIPTKTVGDIASIQGGFPPFHIPNIPWNLETLGIIFPFAAIVAGVGLIESLLTLNIVDEITETRGSGNKEAVAQGAANVLSGLFSGMGGCAMIGQSLINVSNGARARLSGIVASVMLLIFVMFGSGLIEKVPMAALTGLMIMVAIGTFEWASLRTFNKMPKSDIFVMVMVTLVTVFLHNLALAVIIGVIISALVFAWDNAKRIRARKTIDEKGIKRYEIYGPLFFGSVTAFNEKFDVLNDPEEVIIDFAESRVVDMSAIEALNKITERYEKLGKTVHLKHLSSDCRKLLKNADKIIDVNVIEDPTYKVVVDKI; encoded by the coding sequence ATGAAGAAGATCCTTAATCTCTTTGACTTTAAACAAAGTGTAGATTATAAAACAGAAGTATTATCCGGTCTTACGGTGGCACTGGCTTTAGTGCCGGAGGCCGTCGCCTTTGCAATGATTGCAGGATTAAGCCCTTTGACAGGCCTTTATGCTGCATTTGTAATGGGTTTGGTAACTTCTGTATTTGGTGGAAGACCCGGTATGATATCCGGTGCTACAGGTGCCGTGGCCGTTGTAATAGTTGTTTTGGCCAAAGATTATGGCGTAGAGTATGTATTTGCGACCGTGGTTTTGGCCGGGCTTATACAATTGACAGCGGGATTTCTCCGATTGGGTAAACTGATTCGCCTGGTGCCACACCCGGTTATTTTTGGTTTTGTCAACGGTTTGGCCATAGTGATATTTATGTCACAATTGGATCAATTCAAAGATGCTTCGGGCAATATCCTCAGCGGTTCAGCCATGTACATATTGTTGGGATTGGTATTGCTTACAATGGCGATTATTTACGGCTTGCCAAAACTGACAAAAGCAGTTCCGGCATCATTGATGGCCATATTGACAGTTTTCGGTCTTGTGGCATTCTTTGATATTCCTACAAAAACGGTTGGTGATATTGCCTCTATACAAGGCGGCTTTCCTCCATTTCATATTCCAAATATTCCATGGAATCTGGAAACTCTTGGAATTATTTTCCCATTTGCGGCAATTGTTGCAGGCGTGGGCTTAATCGAAAGTTTGTTGACTTTGAATATCGTCGATGAAATAACAGAAACCCGTGGAAGTGGTAATAAAGAAGCCGTAGCACAAGGTGCAGCTAATGTCTTATCCGGATTGTTTTCAGGCATGGGAGGTTGCGCGATGATCGGTCAGAGTCTGATAAATGTATCCAATGGCGCCAGAGCCAGGCTTTCGGGAATTGTAGCCTCGGTAATGCTATTGATTTTTGTGATGTTTGGCTCCGGTTTGATTGAAAAAGTGCCCATGGCTGCATTAACCGGTTTAATGATCATGGTCGCGATTGGAACATTTGAATGGGCGAGTTTGAGGACGTTCAATAAAATGCCAAAATCGGATATTTTCGTCATGGTGATGGTTACCCTTGTTACCGTATTTCTTCACAACCTTGCTCTGGCAGTAATCATTGGCGTAATTATCTCAGCATTGGTATTTGCATGGGACAATGCCAAAAGGATAAGGGCGAGAAAAACCATCGATGAAAAGGGCATAAAGCGTTATGAAATTTACGGACCGCTATTTTTTGGATCTGTTACGGCATTTAATGAAAAATTTGATGTGCTAAATGACCCGGAAGAGGTAATCATTGACTTTGCGGAAAGCAGAGTTGTTGATATGTCGGCGATTGAAGCATTGAATAAAATTACCGAGCGCTATGAAAAACTGGGTAAAACTGTTCATTTGAAACATTTGAGTTCTGATTGCAGAAAACTACTTAAAAATGCGGATAAGATAATTGATGTCAACGTGATTGAAGATCCAACTTATAAGGTAGTAGTTGATAAAATTTAG
- a CDS encoding sigma-70 family RNA polymerase sigma factor: MATVQDISIYQNSLKSIAYNMLGSMADAEDAVHDAFVKWFTIDTSKIENVKAYLVRMVTNICLNIIKSRKDRQNLHIDAVHDTLEDRDVEEDLNHFDLENQLNEAWRYIHRKLEPIEQAIYVLREGFNVEYEDLQLIFDRKAENCRKIVSRAKSKLNNTDFKSIPKSFSQMHLLESIKNASRKGHIAQLISDFTSETFNKKK, translated from the coding sequence TTGGCAACAGTTCAAGACATATCGATTTATCAAAACAGTTTAAAATCCATAGCCTATAATATGCTGGGCTCCATGGCTGATGCTGAAGATGCTGTGCACGATGCTTTTGTCAAATGGTTCACCATTGACACCAGTAAAATTGAGAATGTAAAGGCCTACCTGGTGAGAATGGTCACCAATATTTGTCTTAACATTATAAAATCGAGAAAAGACCGTCAAAATCTCCATATCGACGCTGTGCATGATACTTTGGAAGACCGGGATGTGGAAGAAGATTTAAATCATTTTGATCTTGAAAATCAGTTAAATGAAGCATGGAGGTACATTCATCGAAAACTTGAACCGATTGAGCAGGCTATTTATGTGCTTAGAGAAGGGTTTAATGTAGAATATGAAGATCTTCAATTGATATTTGACCGGAAAGCGGAGAATTGCAGAAAAATTGTTTCAAGAGCCAAATCAAAATTGAATAATACTGATTTTAAAAGCATTCCAAAGTCATTTTCACAAATGCATTTGCTTGAGAGTATTAAGAATGCCAGCCGCAAAGGACACATCGCTCAGCTGATCTCAGACTTCACTTCTGAGACCTTTAACAAAAAAAAGTAA
- a CDS encoding acyl-CoA desaturase: MEVIIPFFLLHWYGSLFFQTFFLHRYASHQMFTMSKAWEKVFFVLTWIFQGSNYLSAYGYGVMHRMHHAYADTENDPHSPKYDESIFKMMWKTKTIYSAIGNGEMEVEERFTKNTPKWPLFDKFARSWVSRIMWGSLYVYVYYIFADVWWLWLLLPIQFLLSPIHGAIINWFAHKYGYINFKVSDTSKNLLPLDILMMGESYHNNHHRFGDRANFGGIRWHEIDPTYVFIRLFAALGIIKMKKKEKVVPAMVDANMDKAA, encoded by the coding sequence ATGGAAGTAATAATCCCCTTCTTTTTATTGCATTGGTACGGATCTTTGTTTTTCCAAACCTTTTTTCTTCACAGATATGCATCTCATCAAATGTTTACCATGTCGAAAGCATGGGAGAAAGTATTCTTTGTATTAACCTGGATTTTCCAGGGCTCTAATTACCTAAGCGCCTATGGGTATGGGGTTATGCATAGAATGCACCATGCATATGCCGACACAGAAAACGATCCTCATTCTCCAAAATACGATGAGTCGATTTTCAAAATGATGTGGAAGACCAAAACGATTTATTCCGCCATAGGAAACGGAGAAATGGAAGTCGAAGAACGTTTCACCAAAAACACACCCAAATGGCCTTTATTTGACAAATTTGCCAGATCATGGGTGTCAAGAATTATGTGGGGTAGCTTGTATGTTTATGTATACTACATCTTTGCTGATGTTTGGTGGTTGTGGTTATTATTACCTATTCAGTTTTTACTTTCACCAATTCACGGTGCAATAATCAATTGGTTTGCTCATAAATATGGCTATATCAATTTTAAAGTAAGTGATACCTCAAAAAATTTACTGCCATTGGATATTTTAATGATGGGAGAAAGCTATCACAATAATCATCACCGATTTGGTGATCGCGCCAATTTTGGAGGAATCAGATGGCATGAAATCGATCCAACTTATGTATTTATCAGGCTTTTCGCAGCCTTGGGAATCATTAAGATGAAGAAAAAGGAAAAAGTGGTACCTGCCATGGTAGACGCCAATATGGATAAAGCGGCCTAA
- a CDS encoding TRAP transporter large permease subunit, whose amino-acid sequence MEYLAIIMFLVAFGLLLYGFPVAFTLGGTALFFGFFSLGPDFFYALPLRIFGTMNNYVLIAAPLFIYMGIMLEKSGLAATLLETMALLFGRLRGGLAISVVLVGAMLAASTGIVGATVVTMGLISLPTMLKRGYHPALATGTVAASGTLGQIIPPSVVLVLLGSVLNVSVGELFKEALIPGLVLVALYLLYIAFISRLKPDWAPVIPHKEIREFRDELTFKSILMAFVLPFALVATVLGTIFAGIASPTEAAAVGGMGAILLTAFKGKLNRKIIAEVNMETMKITSMVFMIFMGATAFSLVFRGLGGDHFLSEIVSASNLNPLMFLIMVMLIVFLAGFFIDFIEIIFIIVPVVLPIFKLMGFDLVWIGILLAINLQTSFLTPPFGFALFYLKGVAPSELKSREIYKGAIPFVVIQMTFLIVLILMSH is encoded by the coding sequence ATGGAATATCTAGCGATAATCATGTTTTTGGTGGCATTTGGTTTATTGCTTTACGGTTTTCCGGTGGCTTTCACTCTTGGTGGTACAGCTTTGTTTTTTGGCTTTTTCTCCTTAGGCCCTGACTTCTTTTATGCGCTTCCACTACGGATTTTTGGTACAATGAATAATTACGTGCTTATCGCTGCACCGCTGTTTATCTATATGGGAATAATGCTGGAAAAGTCTGGACTGGCCGCTACCTTATTGGAAACCATGGCCTTATTATTCGGAAGGCTTCGCGGAGGTTTGGCAATTTCCGTAGTGCTTGTGGGTGCCATGCTAGCTGCAAGTACGGGAATAGTTGGAGCCACAGTGGTCACAATGGGATTAATTTCACTCCCTACCATGCTAAAACGCGGATATCATCCCGCATTGGCTACAGGTACGGTTGCGGCTTCAGGTACGCTGGGACAAATTATTCCACCTTCCGTCGTACTTGTGCTTTTGGGAAGCGTATTAAATGTATCTGTTGGTGAATTATTTAAAGAAGCATTGATTCCGGGCTTAGTTCTGGTTGCCCTTTATCTTTTATATATCGCATTCATTAGCAGGCTCAAGCCTGATTGGGCACCTGTTATCCCACATAAAGAAATAAGAGAATTCAGGGATGAATTGACCTTCAAATCCATTTTAATGGCATTTGTGCTGCCTTTTGCCTTGGTCGCCACGGTATTGGGTACAATTTTCGCCGGTATAGCTTCTCCTACCGAAGCAGCGGCGGTGGGCGGAATGGGCGCCATTTTACTGACGGCTTTTAAGGGCAAATTAAATCGTAAAATTATAGCAGAAGTCAATATGGAAACCATGAAAATCACATCGATGGTTTTTATGATATTTATGGGAGCCACAGCATTTTCATTGGTTTTCAGAGGCCTGGGAGGTGATCATTTTTTATCTGAAATCGTGAGTGCTTCAAACCTCAATCCTCTTATGTTTCTGATCATGGTGATGCTTATTGTCTTTTTGGCCGGTTTTTTTATTGATTTCATTGAAATCATTTTTATTATCGTTCCTGTAGTTTTGCCCATTTTTAAATTGATGGGTTTTGATCTGGTGTGGATTGGAATTCTGCTCGCTATCAATTTGCAGACCTCTTTTCTCACGCCTCCTTTCGGTTTTGCCTTATTTTATCTCAAGGGTGTCGCTCCTTCAGAACTCAAAAGCAGAGAAATTTATAAAGGAGCTATTCCTTTTGTTGTAATTCAAATGACTTTTCTGATAGTATTAATACTGATGAGCCATTAA
- a CDS encoding TRAP transporter small permease subunit, translating into MKESIVKNINKVHRKLANYVASFASSLVILICIDVLMRYLFNVSFIAITELEWYFFSILFLLGLSYTFKSDRHVRVDVFYNGFSEKKKGLVNKVGIVLFLIPFCLLVIYFSGKYTYNSWLIMEGSPEANGLPWRFLIKSLIPFGYTLLLFQAILFLFTKVDSE; encoded by the coding sequence ATGAAGGAAAGCATTGTCAAAAATATCAATAAAGTCCATCGCAAACTCGCCAATTATGTGGCCTCTTTTGCCAGCTCCCTGGTCATTCTAATTTGTATTGATGTCCTCATGCGATACCTCTTTAATGTTTCATTCATCGCTATCACTGAGCTGGAATGGTACTTTTTTTCCATACTTTTCCTCCTGGGTCTGTCCTATACCTTTAAAAGTGACCGGCATGTTCGCGTTGATGTATTCTACAACGGTTTTAGTGAGAAAAAGAAAGGTCTGGTCAATAAAGTCGGAATAGTTTTATTCCTTATTCCATTTTGCCTGCTCGTCATTTATTTTTCCGGAAAATATACCTACAATTCATGGCTTATCATGGAGGGCTCTCCTGAAGCCAATGGCCTGCCCTGGCGATTCTTAATCAAATCACTGATTCCTTTTGGTTATACGCTTTTGTTATTTCAGGCCATTCTGTTTCTGTTCACAAAAGTTGATTCAGAATAA
- a CDS encoding thioesterase family protein, with protein MDRLKIVEPENYIFETSIKVRVSDLNYGNHLSNDAFLRFAHEARMRFFNQLGYTELNIEGLGTIMADAALQFKGQGYFGDEIEISIGIGSHSKMGFDLIYKFSKANLAIAMIKTAILGFDYEVNKVKPIPIKFWNKTGIKSES; from the coding sequence ATGGATAGACTGAAAATTGTGGAACCTGAAAATTACATCTTTGAAACTTCTATCAAAGTCAGAGTTTCAGACCTAAACTATGGAAACCACCTGAGCAACGACGCCTTTTTACGTTTTGCACATGAAGCCAGAATGCGATTTTTTAATCAACTCGGATATACCGAATTGAATATTGAAGGCTTGGGAACAATAATGGCCGATGCTGCGCTTCAGTTTAAAGGACAGGGCTATTTTGGTGATGAGATTGAAATCAGCATCGGAATTGGTTCACATTCTAAAATGGGATTTGACCTTATTTATAAATTCAGCAAAGCAAATCTTGCTATTGCAATGATAAAAACCGCAATCCTCGGTTTTGACTATGAAGTAAATAAAGTCAAGCCGATACCTATTAAATTTTGGAATAAAACAGGTATAAAAAGTGAGAGCTGA
- a CDS encoding DUF302 domain-containing protein: MAYYFNKTLPGKSFDEAIELVISELKTAGFGVLTEIDVKETLKKKIDVDFKNYKILGACNPHFAHKVLTSEDKIGVFLPCNVIVEEHEDGNVEVSAVDPIASMQSVKNDKLGPIASEVRESLKQVIENLN; this comes from the coding sequence ATGGCATATTACTTTAATAAAACACTACCCGGAAAATCTTTTGATGAGGCTATTGAATTGGTTATCAGTGAATTAAAAACAGCCGGTTTCGGGGTATTAACCGAAATCGATGTCAAAGAAACCCTTAAAAAGAAGATCGACGTAGACTTTAAAAATTATAAGATTTTGGGAGCATGCAATCCACATTTTGCTCACAAAGTATTAACATCTGAAGATAAAATTGGAGTTTTCTTGCCATGCAATGTAATCGTAGAAGAACATGAAGATGGAAATGTAGAGGTCAGTGCTGTAGATCCTATAGCTTCAATGCAATCAGTTAAAAATGACAAATTAGGACCAATAGCTTCAGAGGTTCGCGAATCTCTGAAACAGGTCATTGAAAACCTGAATTGA
- the rlmN gene encoding 23S rRNA (adenine(2503)-C(2))-methyltransferase RlmN, whose translation MVISDKKTDIRKISLADLREKLAAAGQKPFRANQIYEWLWQKSATSFDEMTNLSKDFRDKLNQEYFISPAKLEQEQFSNDGTIKSGIKLADGNMVESVLIPTDTRMTACISSQIGCSLSCKFCATGYMERKRNLDAGEIYDQVVLVNKQAMEHFNMPLSNIVFMGMGEPLLNYKNVLEGIDRLCNEDGLNMSPKRITVSTAGIAKMIEKLADDHVKFNLALSLHAANDKKRAEIMPINESNNLAVLKKALLYFYEKTGNKITFEYIVFNKFNDSILDAKELYDFAKNIPSKINIIEYNPISEAEFTNTTEDKLDIFANFLKERGLIVNVRRSRGKDIDAACGQLANKN comes from the coding sequence ATGGTCATTTCCGATAAGAAAACAGATATAAGAAAAATTAGCCTGGCAGATTTGAGGGAGAAGCTTGCCGCGGCCGGCCAGAAACCATTCAGGGCTAATCAAATCTATGAATGGCTTTGGCAAAAGTCCGCAACTTCATTTGATGAGATGACCAATCTTTCAAAGGATTTCAGGGACAAGTTGAATCAGGAGTATTTCATTTCGCCCGCAAAGTTGGAACAGGAGCAATTTAGCAATGATGGTACCATCAAATCAGGGATAAAACTAGCCGACGGAAATATGGTGGAAAGTGTGCTTATTCCCACTGACACAAGGATGACCGCCTGTATTTCTTCCCAAATTGGTTGTTCTCTGAGTTGCAAGTTTTGCGCTACAGGTTATATGGAAAGAAAACGGAATCTCGATGCCGGAGAAATTTACGATCAGGTGGTTTTGGTCAATAAGCAGGCGATGGAGCATTTCAATATGCCATTGAGCAATATTGTATTCATGGGCATGGGAGAGCCGCTTTTAAATTACAAAAATGTATTGGAAGGAATCGACAGGTTGTGCAATGAAGACGGTTTAAACATGTCTCCCAAAAGAATAACAGTATCGACCGCTGGAATAGCCAAAATGATTGAAAAACTGGCAGATGACCATGTAAAATTTAATCTTGCACTTTCGCTTCATGCCGCAAATGATAAAAAAAGAGCGGAAATAATGCCCATTAATGAGAGCAATAATCTGGCAGTACTAAAAAAAGCGCTCTTGTATTTCTATGAGAAAACAGGCAATAAAATCACCTTTGAATACATCGTTTTCAATAAATTCAATGACAGCATTCTCGATGCCAAAGAACTTTACGATTTTGCGAAGAACATACCCAGCAAGATCAACATCATCGAATACAATCCTATTTCAGAGGCCGAATTCACCAATACCACAGAGGATAAACTGGATATTTTCGCCAATTTTCTTAAAGAGAGAGGATTGATTGTGAATGTAAGACGAAGCAGAGGAAAAGATATTGATGCTGCCTGCGGACAATTGGCCAATAAGAATTAG
- the floA gene encoding flotillin-like protein FloA (flotillin-like protein involved in membrane lipid rafts) — protein MGTGLFTIFMLIGAIILLFIFLYFVPINLWITAIFSGVRIGLLELVFMRIRKVPPSIIVNSMITSTKAGIKVTDTEDSPKRDLKASDLETHYLAGGNVPNVIRALISADKANINLTFKQCTAIDLAGRDVFEAVQISVNPKVITTPKVAAVAADGIQLIAIARVTVRANIQQLVGGAGEDTILARVGEGIVTSIGSAASHKEVLENPDKISKLVLQRGLDAGTAFEILSIDIADVDVGENIGAKLQIDQASADLKVAEAKAEERRAMAVAQEQEMKAKSQEMRAKVIDAESEIPKALSEAFRQGNLGVMDYYKLRNIESDTDMRESIANSGKKQSGKKKDDDK, from the coding sequence ATGGGTACCGGTCTATTTACTATTTTCATGCTCATAGGAGCCATAATACTCCTATTTATATTTCTTTATTTCGTCCCGATAAATTTGTGGATCACCGCCATATTTTCCGGGGTGAGGATTGGTTTGCTGGAGCTGGTGTTTATGCGAATCAGAAAAGTGCCACCATCAATTATCGTCAATTCGATGATTACATCTACAAAGGCGGGTATTAAAGTGACCGATACCGAGGACTCTCCAAAAAGGGATTTAAAGGCCTCCGATCTTGAAACCCATTATCTCGCCGGAGGAAATGTGCCCAATGTCATCAGAGCCTTGATATCAGCGGATAAGGCCAATATCAATTTAACCTTCAAACAGTGTACGGCTATAGACCTGGCCGGTAGAGACGTGTTTGAAGCTGTGCAAATATCGGTTAATCCAAAAGTGATCACTACGCCTAAAGTTGCAGCGGTTGCTGCCGATGGAATTCAACTCATTGCCATTGCAAGGGTTACCGTTAGAGCAAACATTCAGCAATTGGTGGGTGGTGCAGGAGAAGATACCATTTTGGCCAGAGTGGGTGAAGGCATTGTGACTTCCATAGGTTCAGCAGCATCGCATAAAGAGGTGTTGGAAAACCCGGATAAGATTTCAAAACTCGTATTGCAAAGAGGTTTAGATGCAGGCACTGCTTTTGAAATACTTTCTATAGATATTGCTGATGTAGATGTAGGAGAAAATATCGGAGCAAAACTTCAAATTGATCAGGCAAGTGCCGATTTAAAAGTAGCTGAAGCTAAGGCCGAAGAAAGAAGGGCCATGGCTGTGGCACAGGAACAGGAAATGAAAGCCAAAAGTCAGGAGATGCGTGCTAAAGTGATCGATGCGGAATCTGAGATTCCTAAAGCACTTTCAGAAGCATTCCGTCAGGGAAATCTTGGTGTGATGGACTATTACAAACTCAGAAATATTGAATCCGATACGGATATGAGAGAGTCTATCGCTAATTCCGGCAAGAAACAATCCGGAAAAAAGAAGGACGACGATAAATAA
- a CDS encoding proline--tRNA ligase, which yields MAKALPSRKENYSLWYNELVKKADLAENSDVRGCMVIKPYGYSIWEKMQRGLDDMFKATGHVNAYFPLFIPKSYMSREADHVEGFAKECAIVTHYRLKTSEDGKGVIPDPEAKLEEELIVRPTSETVIWSTYRKWIQSYRDLPLLVNQWANVVRWEMRTRLFLRTTEFLWQEGHTAHATSKEAVEEAERMLNVYTQFAEETMALPVIQGIKSESEKFAGAIDTYCIEALMQDGKALQAGTSHYLGQNFAKAFDVKFATKEGKEELVWGTSWGVTTRLIGALIMAHSDDDGLVLPPKLAPIQVVCVPIYRNEEDLEKIKEVVSKLEKEFLSKGISFKFDDRDTERPGWKFAEYELKGVPVRIALGPRDLEKNQAEVARRDTKEKMFISLDQLSDDVVKLLEEIQNNIYKRALDFRKQNTHEVETYDELKEVLNTKGGFVLAHWDGTAETEDKIKNDTKASLRCIPLDSNGKEGKCVVTGKTSKQKVIFAKAY from the coding sequence ATGGCCAAAGCATTACCGAGTAGAAAAGAGAATTACTCCCTGTGGTACAATGAGTTAGTAAAGAAAGCCGATCTCGCAGAAAATTCTGATGTGAGGGGCTGCATGGTGATAAAACCCTATGGATACAGCATCTGGGAAAAGATGCAAAGAGGCCTGGACGACATGTTTAAAGCAACCGGACATGTCAATGCCTATTTTCCTCTCTTTATCCCAAAATCCTATATGAGCCGTGAAGCCGATCACGTGGAAGGTTTTGCAAAAGAATGTGCAATAGTTACCCATTATCGATTAAAAACGTCTGAAGATGGAAAGGGTGTGATTCCCGATCCTGAGGCAAAACTTGAAGAAGAATTAATAGTAAGACCGACATCTGAAACAGTCATCTGGAGCACTTATAGAAAATGGATACAATCCTATAGAGATTTGCCCTTATTGGTCAATCAATGGGCTAATGTAGTGCGTTGGGAAATGAGAACAAGATTGTTTTTAAGAACAACTGAATTTTTATGGCAAGAGGGGCATACGGCCCATGCCACATCAAAAGAAGCCGTTGAAGAAGCCGAAAGAATGCTCAATGTATATACTCAATTTGCAGAGGAAACCATGGCATTGCCAGTAATTCAGGGTATAAAATCAGAATCGGAAAAATTTGCCGGTGCCATTGATACGTATTGTATTGAAGCGCTTATGCAGGATGGAAAAGCACTTCAGGCAGGCACCTCACATTATCTGGGTCAAAATTTTGCAAAAGCTTTTGATGTAAAATTTGCGACCAAAGAAGGAAAAGAAGAGCTCGTTTGGGGAACATCCTGGGGTGTTACTACGCGTTTAATCGGCGCTTTGATTATGGCGCATTCTGATGACGACGGATTGGTGTTACCACCAAAACTCGCCCCTATCCAGGTGGTTTGTGTCCCTATTTACAGAAATGAAGAAGATCTTGAAAAAATTAAAGAAGTGGTTTCAAAACTGGAAAAAGAATTTCTTAGTAAAGGAATTTCTTTCAAATTTGATGACAGAGACACGGAAAGACCGGGATGGAAGTTTGCAGAATACGAATTAAAAGGTGTGCCTGTACGAATTGCTCTCGGCCCGAGAGATTTGGAAAAGAATCAGGCAGAAGTGGCCAGAAGGGATACCAAAGAGAAAATGTTTATTTCGCTCGACCAATTGAGTGATGATGTGGTAAAACTACTGGAAGAGATACAAAACAATATTTATAAAAGAGCTTTGGATTTTAGAAAGCAAAATACGCATGAGGTTGAAACTTATGATGAACTAAAAGAGGTTCTCAATACAAAGGGAGGATTTGTTCTGGCCCATTGGGATGGAACGGCCGAAACGGAGGATAAAATAAAAAATGATACCAAGGCAAGCTTGAGATGTATTCCATTGGATTCCAATGGCAAAGAGGGAAAATGTGTAGTCACAGGCAAAACTTCCAAACAAAAAGTTATTTTCGCCAAAGCATATTAA